A window from Salminus brasiliensis chromosome 7, fSalBra1.hap2, whole genome shotgun sequence encodes these proteins:
- the mtss1 gene encoding protein MTSS 1 isoform X1, whose protein sequence is MDAGMEKECSALGGLFQTIMIDMKASYPAWEDFVTKGTKLQSQLRTTVIVTGSFLDAFQKVADIATGTRGATKEIGSALTRMCMRHRSIENKLKLFTTALMDNLISPLELKIEEWKKVAGQLDKDHAKEYKKARADIKKKSSDTIKLQKKVKKGKDEVRMQLDSALQDVNTRYAELEETEKRAVCRALVEERGRFCSFVTMLKPVLDEEISMLGEVTHLQSILEDLCNLTADPNTLPPASEQVILDLKGSDYSYSYQTPPASPSNTLSRKSSISSNYTSVRHVPSLDSISSAVDGLHLREAGQRSPTPLLLVGGEGSSRSLSEGNSPTALRSGHRGPRGPRGPRGPRLRHRNTDQSGVNSQSWAGQNAPGTENGTSMPPPHQPYSGHGERVRAQSTSGKPQSAREQLALTLSGGLNSEAPRTSRDSLHCSSGYSTQTTTPSCSEDTIPSQHAVKKEPPLYDYDYISLHGGDDAHSQSDFDKSSTIPRNSDLSQNYRKLFQNKRPASTVSLLVDPEPLLRQPQTATIRRKPSSKPSIRRGTISGGVPIPICTPQVPLKPSTSTVGLASAHSGSEEVVFPPALSQLPRAHGSDLAHAKHTLCTSTQSLSAMPPPYYAMFPGPPPVGSTEQLYQMSKQQQYAVHQQQQRQYQQQQQQYNQQQQHQQQQYNQQQQLQQYQKQYNQQQQLQQYQQHYSEAQRQPPQYQQKYNPALQQQQQHYSQQQQYQQQAPHQPAQQQEPPTQHPVQQQHLHQQQNNQHLQEQVNQPHEQPNAIAHNCSSNPVDGGADLPDGSDEPSQTSSGGGDMLTMIRRGVKLRRTLTNDRSAPLITTNYLN, encoded by the exons GGGCGACAAAAGAGATTGGATCAGCGCTGACCAGAATGTGCATGAGACACAGGAGCATTGAGAACAAGCTCAAACTGTTCACCAC GGCTCTTATGGATAACCTGATCAGTCCTCTGGAACTGAAAATTGAGGAGTGGAAAAAAGTGGCTGGTCAGCTCGATAAAGACCACGCCAAAG AATACAAAAAAGCACGAGCAGACATCAAGAAGAAATCCTCAGACACAATCAAACTGCAGAAGAAGGTGAAGAAAG gtaAGGATGAGGTTCGCATGCAGCTGGATAGCGCCCTTCAAGACGTGAACACTCGCTACGCAGAGTTGGAAGAAACCGAGAAGAGGGCTGTGTGCCGAGCGTTGGTTGAGGAAAGAGGACGCTTCTGCTCCTTTGTTACTATGCTCAAACCTGTCCTG GATGAGGAGATTAGTATGCTTGGAGAAGTAACACACCTACAGTCCATTCTTGAGGACCTTTGCAACCTGACAGCAGACCCCAACACTTTGCCACCTGCTAGTGAACAG gTAATTCTTGACCTGAAGGGCTCTGACTACAGCTACTCATACCAAACCCCACCTGCCTCTCCTAGCAACACACTGTCACGCAAGAGCAGCATCAGCAG TAACTACACCTCTGTACGACACGTGCCCTCTCTGGACTCCATCTCCAGCGCTGTGGATGGGCTTCATCTCAGAGAAGCAGGACAG CGCTCTCCCACTCCTCTCCTCCTGGTTGGGGGAGAGGGGAGTTCTCGCTCGCTCAGCGAGGGGAACTCTCCCACAGCTCTCCGCTCTGGCCATCGCGGCCCACGTGGCCCACGTGGCCCCCGCGGCCCCCGCCTTCGCCACAGGAACACT GATCAGAGTGGTGTGAACAGTCAGTCCTGGGCAGGTCAGAATGCTCCGGGCACAGAGAACGGTACCTCGATGCCACCTCCTCACCAGCCGTACAGTGGACATGGAGAACGAGTCAGAGCGCAGTCCACATCTGGAAAG CCTCAGTCGGCCCGAGAGCAGCTGGCCCTGACGCTGAGCGGCGGGTTAAACTCTGAAGCGCCTCGGACCAGTCGGGACTCGCTGCACTGCTCCAGCGGATACAGCACCCAGACAACCACGCCGTCCTGCTCTGAAGATACGATACCCTCACAGCACG CTGTAAAGAAAGAGCCTCCTCTATATG ACTATGACTATATCTCTCTGCACGGAGGAGACGACGCCCATAGCCAGTCTGACTTTGACAAGTCCTCCACCATTCCCCGTAACAGCGACCTGAGCCAGAACTACCGGAAACTCTTCCAGAATAAGAGACCGGCGTCTACGGTTAGCCTGCTGGTGGATCCTGAGCCCCTCTTACGGCAGCCCCAGACAGCCACCATCCGCCGCAAACCGTCCAGCAAACCCAGCATCCGCCGTGGGACCATCAGCGGCGGAGTGCCCATCCCCATTTGCACACCACAG GTGCCCCTAAAACCATCAACATCCACAGTGGGCTTGGCTTCAGCCCACAGCGGCAGCGAGGAGGTAGTCTTCCCGCCAGCGCTATCCCAACTTCCCCGGGCCCACGGCTCGGACTTGGCTCATGCCAAACACACTCTCTGCACATCCACCCAGAGTCTGAGTGCCATGCCTCCACCATATTATGCTATGTTCCCTGGGCCACCACCTGTAGGCAGCACAGAGCAACTGTATCAAATGAGCAAACAGCAGCAGTATGCAGTACATCAGCAACAGCAAAGGCAAtatcagcaacagcagcagcagtacaaccaacaacaacagcatcaacaacaacagtacAACCAACAACAGCAACTGCAGCAATATCAAAAACAGTACAATCAACAGCAGCAACTGCAACAATATCAACAGcactacagtgaagcacaacGGCAGCCTCCCCAATATCAACAAAAGTACAACCCAGCactacaacagcaacaacaacattaTAGCCAGCAACAACAGTACCAACAGCAAGCACCTCACCAACCGGCTCAGCAACAAGAACCTCCCACACAACACCCAGTACAGCAACAGCACCTCCACCAACAACAGAACAACCAACATCTGCAAGAACAAGTAAATCAGCCGCACGAACAGCCAAACGCCATAGCGCACAACTGTTCCAGCAATCCAGTGGATGGTGGGGCAGATCTTCCAGACGGTTCTGACGAACCCAGCCAGACGTCCAGCGGTGGAGGTGACATGCTGACCATGATTCGTAGAGGAGTGAAGCTTCGCCGGACACTCACCAATGACCGCTCGGCTCCTCTCATCACCACCAACTATCTCAACTGA
- the mtss1 gene encoding protein MTSS 1 isoform X2: MDAGMEKECSALGGLFQTIMIDMKASYPAWEDFVTKGTKLQSQLRTTVIVTGSFLDAFQKVADIATGTRGATKEIGSALTRMCMRHRSIENKLKLFTTALMDNLISPLELKIEEWKKVAGQLDKDHAKEYKKARADIKKKSSDTIKLQKKVKKGKDEVRMQLDSALQDVNTRYAELEETEKRAVCRALVEERGRFCSFVTMLKPVLDEEISMLGEVTHLQSILEDLCNLTADPNTLPPASEQVILDLKGSDYSYSYQTPPASPSNTLSRKSSISSNYTSVRHVPSLDSISSAVDGLHLREAGQRSPTPLLLVGGEGSSRSLSEGNSPTALRSGHRGPRGPRGPRGPRLRHRNTDQSGVNSQSWAGQNAPGTENGTSMPPPHQPYSGHGERVRAQSTSGKPQSAREQLALTLSGGLNSEAPRTSRDSLHCSSGYSTQTTTPSCSEDTIPSQHDYDYISLHGGDDAHSQSDFDKSSTIPRNSDLSQNYRKLFQNKRPASTVSLLVDPEPLLRQPQTATIRRKPSSKPSIRRGTISGGVPIPICTPQVPLKPSTSTVGLASAHSGSEEVVFPPALSQLPRAHGSDLAHAKHTLCTSTQSLSAMPPPYYAMFPGPPPVGSTEQLYQMSKQQQYAVHQQQQRQYQQQQQQYNQQQQHQQQQYNQQQQLQQYQKQYNQQQQLQQYQQHYSEAQRQPPQYQQKYNPALQQQQQHYSQQQQYQQQAPHQPAQQQEPPTQHPVQQQHLHQQQNNQHLQEQVNQPHEQPNAIAHNCSSNPVDGGADLPDGSDEPSQTSSGGGDMLTMIRRGVKLRRTLTNDRSAPLITTNYLN, encoded by the exons GGGCGACAAAAGAGATTGGATCAGCGCTGACCAGAATGTGCATGAGACACAGGAGCATTGAGAACAAGCTCAAACTGTTCACCAC GGCTCTTATGGATAACCTGATCAGTCCTCTGGAACTGAAAATTGAGGAGTGGAAAAAAGTGGCTGGTCAGCTCGATAAAGACCACGCCAAAG AATACAAAAAAGCACGAGCAGACATCAAGAAGAAATCCTCAGACACAATCAAACTGCAGAAGAAGGTGAAGAAAG gtaAGGATGAGGTTCGCATGCAGCTGGATAGCGCCCTTCAAGACGTGAACACTCGCTACGCAGAGTTGGAAGAAACCGAGAAGAGGGCTGTGTGCCGAGCGTTGGTTGAGGAAAGAGGACGCTTCTGCTCCTTTGTTACTATGCTCAAACCTGTCCTG GATGAGGAGATTAGTATGCTTGGAGAAGTAACACACCTACAGTCCATTCTTGAGGACCTTTGCAACCTGACAGCAGACCCCAACACTTTGCCACCTGCTAGTGAACAG gTAATTCTTGACCTGAAGGGCTCTGACTACAGCTACTCATACCAAACCCCACCTGCCTCTCCTAGCAACACACTGTCACGCAAGAGCAGCATCAGCAG TAACTACACCTCTGTACGACACGTGCCCTCTCTGGACTCCATCTCCAGCGCTGTGGATGGGCTTCATCTCAGAGAAGCAGGACAG CGCTCTCCCACTCCTCTCCTCCTGGTTGGGGGAGAGGGGAGTTCTCGCTCGCTCAGCGAGGGGAACTCTCCCACAGCTCTCCGCTCTGGCCATCGCGGCCCACGTGGCCCACGTGGCCCCCGCGGCCCCCGCCTTCGCCACAGGAACACT GATCAGAGTGGTGTGAACAGTCAGTCCTGGGCAGGTCAGAATGCTCCGGGCACAGAGAACGGTACCTCGATGCCACCTCCTCACCAGCCGTACAGTGGACATGGAGAACGAGTCAGAGCGCAGTCCACATCTGGAAAG CCTCAGTCGGCCCGAGAGCAGCTGGCCCTGACGCTGAGCGGCGGGTTAAACTCTGAAGCGCCTCGGACCAGTCGGGACTCGCTGCACTGCTCCAGCGGATACAGCACCCAGACAACCACGCCGTCCTGCTCTGAAGATACGATACCCTCACAGCACG ACTATGACTATATCTCTCTGCACGGAGGAGACGACGCCCATAGCCAGTCTGACTTTGACAAGTCCTCCACCATTCCCCGTAACAGCGACCTGAGCCAGAACTACCGGAAACTCTTCCAGAATAAGAGACCGGCGTCTACGGTTAGCCTGCTGGTGGATCCTGAGCCCCTCTTACGGCAGCCCCAGACAGCCACCATCCGCCGCAAACCGTCCAGCAAACCCAGCATCCGCCGTGGGACCATCAGCGGCGGAGTGCCCATCCCCATTTGCACACCACAG GTGCCCCTAAAACCATCAACATCCACAGTGGGCTTGGCTTCAGCCCACAGCGGCAGCGAGGAGGTAGTCTTCCCGCCAGCGCTATCCCAACTTCCCCGGGCCCACGGCTCGGACTTGGCTCATGCCAAACACACTCTCTGCACATCCACCCAGAGTCTGAGTGCCATGCCTCCACCATATTATGCTATGTTCCCTGGGCCACCACCTGTAGGCAGCACAGAGCAACTGTATCAAATGAGCAAACAGCAGCAGTATGCAGTACATCAGCAACAGCAAAGGCAAtatcagcaacagcagcagcagtacaaccaacaacaacagcatcaacaacaacagtacAACCAACAACAGCAACTGCAGCAATATCAAAAACAGTACAATCAACAGCAGCAACTGCAACAATATCAACAGcactacagtgaagcacaacGGCAGCCTCCCCAATATCAACAAAAGTACAACCCAGCactacaacagcaacaacaacattaTAGCCAGCAACAACAGTACCAACAGCAAGCACCTCACCAACCGGCTCAGCAACAAGAACCTCCCACACAACACCCAGTACAGCAACAGCACCTCCACCAACAACAGAACAACCAACATCTGCAAGAACAAGTAAATCAGCCGCACGAACAGCCAAACGCCATAGCGCACAACTGTTCCAGCAATCCAGTGGATGGTGGGGCAGATCTTCCAGACGGTTCTGACGAACCCAGCCAGACGTCCAGCGGTGGAGGTGACATGCTGACCATGATTCGTAGAGGAGTGAAGCTTCGCCGGACACTCACCAATGACCGCTCGGCTCCTCTCATCACCACCAACTATCTCAACTGA
- the mtss1 gene encoding protein MTSS 1 isoform X3: MDAGMEKECSALGGLFQTIMIDMKASYPAWEDFVTKGTKLQSQLRTTVIVTGSFLDAFQKVADIATGTRGATKEIGSALTRMCMRHRSIENKLKLFTTALMDNLISPLELKIEEWKKVAGQLDKDHAKEYKKARADIKKKSSDTIKLQKKVKKGKDEVRMQLDSALQDVNTRYAELEETEKRAVCRALVEERGRFCSFVTMLKPVLDEEISMLGEVTHLQSILEDLCNLTADPNTLPPASEQVILDLKGSDYSYSYQTPPASPSNTLSRKSSISSNYTSVRHVPSLDSISSAVDGLHLREAGQDQSGVNSQSWAGQNAPGTENGTSMPPPHQPYSGHGERVRAQSTSGKPQSAREQLALTLSGGLNSEAPRTSRDSLHCSSGYSTQTTTPSCSEDTIPSQHAVKKEPPLYDYDYISLHGGDDAHSQSDFDKSSTIPRNSDLSQNYRKLFQNKRPASTVSLLVDPEPLLRQPQTATIRRKPSSKPSIRRGTISGGVPIPICTPQVPLKPSTSTVGLASAHSGSEEVVFPPALSQLPRAHGSDLAHAKHTLCTSTQSLSAMPPPYYAMFPGPPPVGSTEQLYQMSKQQQYAVHQQQQRQYQQQQQQYNQQQQHQQQQYNQQQQLQQYQKQYNQQQQLQQYQQHYSEAQRQPPQYQQKYNPALQQQQQHYSQQQQYQQQAPHQPAQQQEPPTQHPVQQQHLHQQQNNQHLQEQVNQPHEQPNAIAHNCSSNPVDGGADLPDGSDEPSQTSSGGGDMLTMIRRGVKLRRTLTNDRSAPLITTNYLN, translated from the exons GGGCGACAAAAGAGATTGGATCAGCGCTGACCAGAATGTGCATGAGACACAGGAGCATTGAGAACAAGCTCAAACTGTTCACCAC GGCTCTTATGGATAACCTGATCAGTCCTCTGGAACTGAAAATTGAGGAGTGGAAAAAAGTGGCTGGTCAGCTCGATAAAGACCACGCCAAAG AATACAAAAAAGCACGAGCAGACATCAAGAAGAAATCCTCAGACACAATCAAACTGCAGAAGAAGGTGAAGAAAG gtaAGGATGAGGTTCGCATGCAGCTGGATAGCGCCCTTCAAGACGTGAACACTCGCTACGCAGAGTTGGAAGAAACCGAGAAGAGGGCTGTGTGCCGAGCGTTGGTTGAGGAAAGAGGACGCTTCTGCTCCTTTGTTACTATGCTCAAACCTGTCCTG GATGAGGAGATTAGTATGCTTGGAGAAGTAACACACCTACAGTCCATTCTTGAGGACCTTTGCAACCTGACAGCAGACCCCAACACTTTGCCACCTGCTAGTGAACAG gTAATTCTTGACCTGAAGGGCTCTGACTACAGCTACTCATACCAAACCCCACCTGCCTCTCCTAGCAACACACTGTCACGCAAGAGCAGCATCAGCAG TAACTACACCTCTGTACGACACGTGCCCTCTCTGGACTCCATCTCCAGCGCTGTGGATGGGCTTCATCTCAGAGAAGCAGGACAG GATCAGAGTGGTGTGAACAGTCAGTCCTGGGCAGGTCAGAATGCTCCGGGCACAGAGAACGGTACCTCGATGCCACCTCCTCACCAGCCGTACAGTGGACATGGAGAACGAGTCAGAGCGCAGTCCACATCTGGAAAG CCTCAGTCGGCCCGAGAGCAGCTGGCCCTGACGCTGAGCGGCGGGTTAAACTCTGAAGCGCCTCGGACCAGTCGGGACTCGCTGCACTGCTCCAGCGGATACAGCACCCAGACAACCACGCCGTCCTGCTCTGAAGATACGATACCCTCACAGCACG CTGTAAAGAAAGAGCCTCCTCTATATG ACTATGACTATATCTCTCTGCACGGAGGAGACGACGCCCATAGCCAGTCTGACTTTGACAAGTCCTCCACCATTCCCCGTAACAGCGACCTGAGCCAGAACTACCGGAAACTCTTCCAGAATAAGAGACCGGCGTCTACGGTTAGCCTGCTGGTGGATCCTGAGCCCCTCTTACGGCAGCCCCAGACAGCCACCATCCGCCGCAAACCGTCCAGCAAACCCAGCATCCGCCGTGGGACCATCAGCGGCGGAGTGCCCATCCCCATTTGCACACCACAG GTGCCCCTAAAACCATCAACATCCACAGTGGGCTTGGCTTCAGCCCACAGCGGCAGCGAGGAGGTAGTCTTCCCGCCAGCGCTATCCCAACTTCCCCGGGCCCACGGCTCGGACTTGGCTCATGCCAAACACACTCTCTGCACATCCACCCAGAGTCTGAGTGCCATGCCTCCACCATATTATGCTATGTTCCCTGGGCCACCACCTGTAGGCAGCACAGAGCAACTGTATCAAATGAGCAAACAGCAGCAGTATGCAGTACATCAGCAACAGCAAAGGCAAtatcagcaacagcagcagcagtacaaccaacaacaacagcatcaacaacaacagtacAACCAACAACAGCAACTGCAGCAATATCAAAAACAGTACAATCAACAGCAGCAACTGCAACAATATCAACAGcactacagtgaagcacaacGGCAGCCTCCCCAATATCAACAAAAGTACAACCCAGCactacaacagcaacaacaacattaTAGCCAGCAACAACAGTACCAACAGCAAGCACCTCACCAACCGGCTCAGCAACAAGAACCTCCCACACAACACCCAGTACAGCAACAGCACCTCCACCAACAACAGAACAACCAACATCTGCAAGAACAAGTAAATCAGCCGCACGAACAGCCAAACGCCATAGCGCACAACTGTTCCAGCAATCCAGTGGATGGTGGGGCAGATCTTCCAGACGGTTCTGACGAACCCAGCCAGACGTCCAGCGGTGGAGGTGACATGCTGACCATGATTCGTAGAGGAGTGAAGCTTCGCCGGACACTCACCAATGACCGCTCGGCTCCTCTCATCACCACCAACTATCTCAACTGA